The genomic region AAATTTTTGCTGAAACATAGCTTTATTAGCTGATATTTTCAAAAATTTGATATTTGAAAAACGTAAATTTGTTTGAAAGTATTTCCCCACCCCAGCATACTGCATTCACAGCCTCTCAAAAACGGGCGTCGAACAGGCCACAAAAAGGATCCACAGGACTCTTGCCCTTAAAATCGCTGCGTCCCATTATTTTTTCAACGATCGCTTCGATAACATAAGGAGTCGGCGTATATCCGTTTATATAGGAGGGAACGCGCGGCACGTCAAAAAGCATATACGGATTATCAACTGATATAAAAAGCGTCGGAATATCGTTAAAATATCTGGGCGTATTGCATCCGCCGGGGGGAGCCCAACTTATGCGGGAAACGGTATCGCTGCCGCTCGTCTTAACGCTGCAATAATATATTATCAAGTCAAAACGTTCCACAAAGCTTGAAACGCTGTTGCCGATCGGACGTAAATCAAGCTTTTCAGAATCGTATAAAGTGATTTCAAAGCCTTCTTTTTCCATAAGCGAAACAAAAAGTTTATGAGTGTTTTTTACAGGATCATGATAGCCGCCCTTATCGCCCAAAACATGCAGCAATACGCGCTTATATTTTTTTACATCAAGCGGCAAAAGGTGCCTAACGTCTTTTACAAGCGTTACAGCCTTATCGGCGCAATCCTTCGCGCTTTCAACGTTTTTTTTCTTGGCAGGACTGTCGGAAAAGAAAGAAGAAACATCATCGATTTCAAGCGTCTTTTGTTCCGCAAGTTTTTTATGCAGCCTAAGATGCGCCTTTAGCGCCAGTATGGTTGAAACGGCTTCGTCCAATCTTTTCATAGTGATGCGGCCGTTTTTTACGGCTTGAAGAGCTATATCAAAATCTTCTTTAATATCCAGTGAAAAAAGTATTATATCGCAGCCTGCCATTATTGAAACAGGCAAGGCATCGTGCCGGGACATAACCTGCATAAAGCCCGTCATGCTCGTTGCATCGGTAACTACAAGACCGTTAAAGCCCAGCCTTTCTTTTAAAAGACCTGTGGTAAGCTCGTAGGAAAGCGAGCCCGGATAAATTTCATTATCTTTTAAAGACGGATTAAGCAAGCGAGAATATGATGGTTGTAAAATATGAGCGGCCATAACCGATTGCGCGCCGAAATCGATAAGTTCTTTATATATTCTGCCGTAAGAAGCGTCCCAATCGGCGGCAGACAGACCGTTTATAGACGTGAGCATGTGCTGATCCCTTTCATCCTGCCCGTCGCCCGGCCAATGTTTAATGCAGACCGCAAGTCCTTCTTCTATCTGTCCTTTAATAAAAGCCTTTGAAAATTCAATTACAGTATCTCTGTCCGAGGCGAAAGCTCTTGTATTTGTTATGGGATTATGAAAATTTGCGTCAATGTCAACTACTGGACCGAAATTCCAGTTCGCTCCGCAGGCGGCGGCCTCTTGCGCACAAACTCTGCCAAGCTCGTAAGCGTAGTGAGAATCCGCCGTTGCGGCAGTTTGCATCTGAGTGCCGTAAAAAGTTCCTTCTGTACAAATTCCGTCGGCTCCGCGCTCAAGATTACAGGCAAACAATAGAGGAATTTCAGTCTCCGCTTGCAGTTTACAAAAATTATCTTTCACTTTTTGCGCAGGAAACGAATCCGACATGTAGCTTCCCGGCTGAAAATTAAGAGAACGCATTTCCGAGATCATCCGTTCGACAGGCTTGTCCTTAATCAATATGCAAAAAAGATGCGCAACTTTTTGCTCAAGCGTCATCCCTTTCAACGTGCGGTCTATCCACTCGCAGTCGGATTCTGAAAGAGAAAACGGTTTTTTCATATATTTTGCATAATCGTTTGACATAAAATTCTACCCCTTAACAGCTGAAGAAACCAAACTTTGTTCAAAAAACTTTTGAAATTTTAAAAACACAATCAATATCGGTATTATTGAAATTACGGAAGCGGCCATGATAGGCGCATATTCGGCGGCGTGTTCGCTTATCATATTGCGAAGTCCCAACTGTATCGTAAAAAGTTTTTCCGAATTCAGATATATGAGCGGCGCAATAAAATCATTCCACATCAAAACCGAAGTAAGAATCACTAAAGTCCCTATAACGGATTTCGAAAGCGGCATAATGATCAAATAGTAAATGTTAAAATCGTTAAGCCCG from Treponema parvum harbors:
- a CDS encoding glycoside hydrolase family 3 protein, with the translated sequence MSNDYAKYMKKPFSLSESDCEWIDRTLKGMTLEQKVAHLFCILIKDKPVERMISEMRSLNFQPGSYMSDSFPAQKVKDNFCKLQAETEIPLLFACNLERGADGICTEGTFYGTQMQTAATADSHYAYELGRVCAQEAAACGANWNFGPVVDIDANFHNPITNTRAFASDRDTVIEFSKAFIKGQIEEGLAVCIKHWPGDGQDERDQHMLTSINGLSAADWDASYGRIYKELIDFGAQSVMAAHILQPSYSRLLNPSLKDNEIYPGSLSYELTTGLLKERLGFNGLVVTDATSMTGFMQVMSRHDALPVSIMAGCDIILFSLDIKEDFDIALQAVKNGRITMKRLDEAVSTILALKAHLRLHKKLAEQKTLEIDDVSSFFSDSPAKKKNVESAKDCADKAVTLVKDVRHLLPLDVKKYKRVLLHVLGDKGGYHDPVKNTHKLFVSLMEKEGFEITLYDSEKLDLRPIGNSVSSFVERFDLIIYYCSVKTSGSDTVSRISWAPPGGCNTPRYFNDIPTLFISVDNPYMLFDVPRVPSYINGYTPTPYVIEAIVEKIMGRSDFKGKSPVDPFCGLFDARF